The DNA region gattcatggtttagagtttaggagtttatgtttagtgttttgttgatgattttatatatttaagataagaagTTTATGCGAGAGAATTTGGTCAAACTCAGGTTGAGTCTTAACTTTTTAAGACATAAAAATCACTAGATACTTGACATGGAGGCACCAAATTATCCTATATTTTTTGGACTTAATCTTGGTGTACCCCTAGAGTAAAccttaaggttcaccaaccaatagaaatcactcatttcacaattgatatcttttaaaaaagtaaacaaaatattgtcgaattatattacatttttaaaataaaaatattaaaaaataaaaataataatatatgcaaaaaaaaagatttttaaaaagattttaattttgtcaacaaaacactaaactctaaactctaaatcctaaacccttggataaatactaaaccctaaattaaaaacattaaaccataatagtatttttaagatttaatgttttagtgtttagtgtttttgatttagaatttaggattatccaagtgtttataatttatccaagggtttagggtttagaatttagggtttagggtttagagtttaaaattatccaagggtttagggtatacccaagggtttagggtttaggatttagggtttagggtttagaatttaggatttagggtttagggtttaaaattatccaagggtttagggtatacccaagggtttagggtttaggatttagggtttagtgttttttgacgatattaaaaatagttttcaaaaattcatttcTTGTAAcggctattatttttatttgtttttattttatttattttaaaaacataatataacttgacaatattttcttttcttttttaaaaaatattaattatgaaatacttgattcctattggttgggtgaacctaaatgttcactctaggggtgaacctaaggaTAACTCTATTTTTTGGGGTGAAATAGCACTATAGCGGATATATTTTTCAATAGATTATAAGCACGGCTCTACCTATGACTAATCAAGAACTTGGGATGATTGGAAATCTGCAGGTTGTACTCAATATGAGATTATATTGGTTCTAGCAAGTAGATATGAtccttgaaaattaaagttattagATCAGTTCATCGTGAAAGGTGTAAggtttgtcattttattaacaaaattgtcatttcattaacaatttttgtcattttataaacataaaaattataacgaaTGCACTTTGCTGCCAGATCtcaatttgtcattttatttttgggaaaaaaatgtagcatttcgtgagtgtttctatttttggcaaaaacaaaaagtgtgagatcaattttgaccaaaaaaatgtaagattcacgtaggtttccaaatttattaaatttacccaactatattaaaattaaatgtagacaaatttgttttcctgccattttggcaaaaaatgaaggatctatgaaggttttcaagtttattaaatttactcagatttatgataattatccataaatttacataattttatgaattatcatttatttgggtagatttcataaatatgaaagtttcttttatgagtcaaaatgtataatttattgggtaactttcataaattttagagtttacatcgattttatattaattcgtatagatttatgttgactttatatatgaaaaatatgtattatattaaaagtagttgctgatatatgatttttaaatattaaatatgatccaAAAGTTTAATGAATAAAGAATGTTTATGGGTCCACAAAAGTTAGTTGTTAAAAGTTAgtgggaaaaaaaattattttttataggcAAAGTGGATTTTGGGTCCCACGAAATTACTTTTCCAGCTTGCCAAGTTTAATAggcaaaaaggttaaaaatgtcataaatttattctctctctactagGTTGCCCAATTGCCTAATATAAACTTGAGGTGACCCATTTTcctaattcaaacttaaaagttgCCCATTCCCCTAATTGACCCTAAACACATTGACTTGAGCCTAcggaaataatttttttacacaCTCTACGCTCTCccaaaagaaacaacaaatccgagttttagggtttcttttcctcaaaaaattgatttcttCGTTACTGCTGTTTCGATTTCGATCTCTCCCATTCTCTGTTTCAAATCCGAAAAACTAGGGTTTAGCAATGGCGACAGCGACAAGTCAGGGTCGTGATCCGCTGTTCgtgtcttcttcctcctcctcatcaaaaTCTGTTCGAGTGGCAGCGATAAGGATTAGGTTTGCGGATATCATTGTTAAGTCGAGTCGTAACAAGTCTGAGGCAATGACGAAGATCAGAAGAGAGAAGCAGAAGAAGCAGCTTCAAGAAAAATCAAGAATGAAAATCAGACAAGAGGCAAGGCTTGCGGTGCTGaaggtggaagaagaagaagaagcaagatcCGATTGTAAGTACCAAAATCCTCTGTCTGTCGAAAAAGAACTGTTAAGTCTCATTGGCGGTTCCCGTCGGGCAAGAGATCGATCTTTGCTTAAACAGTTTGGGTTGGTTTTAAAACACGATGTGGATGATGATGTTCTTGATGATCTTGAGGAAGGTGAAATATTTTAGAGTCCTCTAGTAGAAGAGTATCGTGActagtgaaaaaaaaatataatcttttgcaTAGAAACAGAGTTTGGGTTGGTCTTAACGAGTGATGATAATAATCTTGAGAAAGCTGAAGTCGTTTAGAGTCTAGTATCCTGAGAATCATCTgtttcttatttgttttctcTGTATTCCTGTGATCATTGTATAGAATTGTTTGTTGGCTAATGGGGTCTTTTTCTCTATAAAAAGTCTTGTTTCTTTTTACttgtcttctcttcttttcttacTCTGCTTTCAAAGTTGTTAAAACAATTAGGAGTTTCATAGTCTTCTTGGCTTCATTATAACAATGTAAGTTACCCATCGTCTACTTCAACCAATTTTGACCATTCATCGCTGAAGGTGTCTGTCTACATTTATTCAATTTGATTTATTAGATAATTAACATCTACTTGAGTTCACTGCTCATGTCATTGCTTAAACTTCTCTGGATATTACACTGACACGCTAGTGGACATTGCCTTAAattctttgtttctgttttttatttggTCCTTTCATAAATCATCTCTCGTTGATCTTTCTTCTTTCTGTTTCAATGACATTTTTCTCGTGATTCTGTTACACTGTTACACTATCTTCTGTGAATAACCAACTCTGTTTCTTACGAAGAACAAATATGTCTGAATTCGCTTTGaccatttttaaatttattattcgGCTTCTTTCTAACTGCTTTTTTGTTCATCAAATGCGTTGCAGATCTAAGGGATGACAAACTGTTCTTGATTGACCACCATGTTGCTGTACATGTTTCAAGTGCTCAGGTACACATAATTTTCTGTCATCATTGGTTTTGTTTTAACCCCATTCCTGGATCCTTTTGGTAGGACAAAAGATTTAACTTTGTTTCTCTGTATTCCTCTGTGATCATCGTATAGAATTGTTTGTTGCCTACTTCTTCTTAAAGTGGATGATCATCGTGTAGAATTGTTTGTTGGCTAATGAGTTCTGATCTGGTGGTGCAGGCCGAAAAGGTGTGAAAGGAGCTCAAACACTGTTTTCTACTTGCCTCTTTTCTCACAGTTGAATTCTAGAGCTTAAACATTGTTGGGTTATGTGTTTTCAGGTACGCAATGACTGGAACATTGAGCACAAAGAGCGACGTGTACAGTTTTGGCGTTGTTCTGTTGGAGCTCCTTACTGGTCGTAAACCAGTCGACCATACCTTACCTCGTGGACAACAAAGTCTAGTGACAATCTTGGTTCGAGAAAGCGAGCGCTTTAAGCGCCAAGGCGCAAAGCGACCCTAAGAGAGGACATCATCGCTTGCGGACCTCATGGCGAAGCAAGGTACATAAATCCCTCGCTTTCCCTCGCTTTGTATCGCTTTGGAGATATTCGTAAAGCGCTAAAAACGTCGCTTTGTTGTACCTGTAGAAAAAAGtagattttattcaaatttgtGAAATTAACAAAACCGTTTAAGAAGAATATTTACCATATCTAAAAGTATATACTCTTTTCACGTATTAGACGTGTAGAGGAGGGTTTCCACGATCTCACTAACCTAGGATACAATCCCACTAAACCCTACTTATGCTCCTATATAAGAACCTCCTAACTTTAAGTTAAAATCATCAGCTTCTCTTCTCttaaacacacaaacacacGGCAATAGCTtattctttgcaaggtttttactTCTTATATAAGATCTTGTCTTGTTATATATGATCGTCTTCTTCTTACTTCTTAGTTATATATGATCCTTCTTCTTACTTCTTAGTTATATATGATCGTGTCTTAGCTTCTTATATATCAAGTTGTTCGTACGTCTTAGTGTTTAAATCAATAgctttttcttaaatataatatatgatcaTGTCTTGTACTCTTGTTTATCTAAGCTACTTCTTGTTAAatgtttgtttatgtttatgtttatctaAGCGACTTCTCATTCAATGTTTGTTTATGTTCATGTTGTAGTTGTGATCATGTCTGACGTTGGAGCTGGAACATTTCAAGGAGGAGGGTCTCAAGGAGGACAAGGTGATCCGGGGAGAAAATATGGGATGATGGTGAACAACAACATCAACCACTGGAAGTGTATCTTCTGCACTAAGATACTAACTGCTGGAATCTCATGTTTGAAGCAGCATCTGGTTGGCGGGCACAGGAATGCAAAGAAGTGTTCTCTCTGTCCAGAGCATGTCAGAACCGAGTTTGGGAACTACATGGCCGCAGCAGATGCAGAAAGAGCAGCTCGCTTAATGAAGTATCAAGCGCTGGTGATTGAAGATGATGTGGAGGACTTGGATGGTGAACAGCCAGTACGAAAGGCTTGCAAGAGGAAGAACCGTGGTCCTTTGGACAAGTTCGTGACATCGTTGCCTAAAGACGTCCTGAATGGAAGAAAGGATATGAAAGCGGTGTTTGGAGCCTGTGACAAGGAGTTAAGAGACAAAGTGTGGGGAGGCATAGCAAGGTGGTTCTATGATGCTGGGATTGCTTTCAATGCGGCCTCACATGACAGCTTCAAGGAGATGCTAGAGCTGATCGGACAGTACGGGATGGGGTTAAAGCCTCCTTCGATGTATAAGCTCCGGTTCTCTTTGCTTCAAAACGAAGTGGCCAATGTTCAAGCTCAGCTGGTTCCTAACAGAGAGGAGTGGGCTGTGAAAGGATGCTCGATCATGTCCGATAGGTGACGCGATTCGGTGGTGCAGAAAGACATCGTGAACTTTCTGGTTAACTCACCAAAAGGCTCTGTCTTCATCAGGtacttcttttctcttttctcgggtcatttttttctcttgttgAAATTATAGCCTGAACTTTTTGTCTTTATCAGGTCAAAAGAGGTCTCTGAAGTCGTCAAAGATGCTACTCTTCTCTTCCAGCTACTTGATGATATGGTTGAGGAAGTTGGAGAGATGAACGTGGTTCAAGTTGTTGCTGATAATGCGTCCAACTACGTGAAGGCTGGGAAACTTTTGGAAGCAAAGCGTCCACACCTCTTCTAGACTCCTTGTGCTGCACACTGCCTTGATTTAATGCTGGAGGACATTGGCAAGATAGAGGTAGTGAAGAGTGCGATGAAGAAGTGCATGTTCATCAATGCTTACATCTATTGCCGTGTCCCACTTGTGAACATGATGAGGAGGTTCACAGAGCAAAGGAACTTGCACAGACCAGCTGTAACAAGATTCGCAACATCTTTCATCACCATGTCTCAGTTTCACCTTCAGCAAGCTacttgaagaagatggtgaccTCAGAGGAATGGAACCAATCGAAATGGCCTAAGGAAGCAGGGGCAAGGAAGCTGAAGCAGTATATTCTGCAAGATAGCTTCTGGAGGAACATTGCTTATGCCTTGAAAATAAGCTCTCCGTTGGTGAAAGTGCTCCGTATGGTGGATGGTGAGAAGAAGCCACCAATGGGGTACATCTATGCTGCTATGGATAGGGCGAAAGATGCTATTGCTAAGAGCTTCAAAGGGAAGAAGGAGAAGTATGCGAAGGTGTTTGAGGTGATAGACAAGCGATGAGACTGTCAACTTCATCAACCACTTCATGCTGTAGGTTACTTCCTCAATCCAGCTGTTCATTATGAACATACTGCTGATGTTTGTTGTGAGGAAGTGGAAACTGGACTGTACCAATGCATCACGAGGTTGGTTCGAGACAGTGTGACTTAATACAGAATCATGGTCGAGCTAGAAGTGTTTAAGAATGCCACTGGACTCTTCGGTCTTCCCATGGCTATTAGGCAGAGAGCAACAAAGTCTCCGGGTAATATTTCTCTGTTTTATTTCTGTCCATGTTTTATTTGAGCTTCTAAACGTTTTAAAAATGGccgtgtatttttttttttgtgttactAGCTGAATGGTGGTCAAGTTATGGGAGTTCAGCTCCTAATCTCAAAGATTTTGCTGTTAAGGTCCTAAGTCTAACGTGCAGTGCATCAGGCTGTGAAAGAAACTGGGGAGTCTTTCAGCATGTAAGTGTTTTAGAATCTCTATATAGACATATACACAAAGCTTTACTCATATGTGTGTTTGACTTACTTTGATCATATGCAGCTTCATACAAAGAGAAGGAACAGATTAGCTCAAAGCCGATTGAATGACATGGTCTTTGTCAAGTACAATCGTGCTTTGCAGCGTAGGATGAAGAGAAACGATGCAAAGGATCCAATTTTGTTGAACGAAATTGATGATAGCAATGAATGGTTGATGGGAAAGATGGATGAGAACTCCTCCaacgatgaagatgatgatttcGTCCATGATGATGAGGACCTGACTTGGAGTGTGGTAAGTGAAGCAGTAGGAGCTGAAGAACCAAGCTACACTACTAGGGGAGCAAAGACTCCACTTTCGGCGATGGACAAAGGAAAAGGAATAGCAAGTTCTTCAACTCAGAAGAAACGCTATGGTCCATCACCTTCTCATCTCGAGTTGATAGATGAAGAGGATGACATTGAAGGCGAGGAAGGTGTTGGCTTTGAAAAGGAGTTGGAGTATGAGGACTCTGAATCCGAGTAGAGCTTTGTCTACTGCTCTGTTTTAATTTGCTTTTGAACTTTTATTTTGGTGTTTGCATTTGTTATTTTCAGTTTGCATTTGGtattttcagttatattttaagttatggatttggttttttattatatggatTTGGTTTTTCAAGTTATGTTGGCTGATATACATATAGTGTTCTAGAGGTTACCTTTTGGTTGCAGGATACACAAAGCGCTCGCTCGCTTTATGTCGCCATGGTGCTAAGCGCTAAGCACCCATCTCCTCGCTTCGTCTCGCCATGTGCTTTCTCGAACCAAGGTGACAATATGCAGAAGTCCTCCAAGTCTGGCTGTCTGGCCGGtagttttgttttaagaaaGTTTAGCATGCTCTGTTTTTGAGTTTCTGCTCTGTTCAAAGTAGCTAAAAGCTGTAAAAACTACTTTTTCTgaattaattttacatataattaaaaaaaaatgtttagttaTAACTTAGAAGCCACATTCTGTTTTTTCTTACCTTGTACTTGAAAatgccaaataaaaaaaaaagcgatAGTTGTTGTTGTCCACATTCATCTCTTTGACAATCGAGTCTGGGGTCTTATATTTTTGCCATATGATGGATGATCAGCTAGCTGCAGTGGCTGCCCTGTGCGTGCAGTATGACGCAAATTATAGACCAAACATGAGCATTGTGGTGAAGGCACTTCAACCTCTTCTAAACCATCCTCGTTCTACTCCACATAGGAACCCTTATTGATCATCAGGTATCAAAACCACATCTCAGCCGCTGCTTCACAATGATTAATCAAATGTGTATTCATTTTGGTTTTGCATTTAAGTCCCACTTTTGAAGAGCTGTGtatgtatttctctaaattATCTGTATTCTGTTATGTAATTTCCGAGGTGGGAAAACTTAATAATGATTTCACAAATCTCACTATTATATCTTgactagagaaaaaaaaatcttgactAGAGATTTTCTCTTTTAGGATTAATGTAAATTGTATTTAgccaaaaaaatcatcttttacaACTCGTGTGACGTTCGCTTGAGAAAGAAACATATTACATCTGGAAGATTGTTCTTACATCATTTTGGCTCTGCATACACGGCGTAGAAGGAACCACCGTATGGAAATATTAACTTTTATGAAGACGAAAACTAGATTTATCTTAATTCAATCCTAATAGTGTTctaagagaaaaagaaagaaatattaaCCTTGATCAATGCTTAGTTAGGCTTACCATGGATAAAACTCCACCAGTTGATCTTCTCTATGCATAACCTTTCATTTTTAGGATTATTTTGATGGAGAGGAATCAAACCTGTCTTTCTCTATTTGATATTGTAACGTTAGTTAATTACTAATGGAAACATGtcgtttatatatttatgcTAATAGTTGTGATGGTTCACGACAATTACCATGTAACCACTTTTTCTATGTAACACCCTTTTATGTAATGTATTTGGCATCATctttatatagttaaatattaattaactataaatactataaacatataataaatattagagaaatacatttataaaaataataaggtAATAAAAAGGGTTATCAATACACCCGAATTCTAATGACTTTAATTGAAACCAATTCATCATATTATCATCTttaattttagaatttataaacattttaaaatttgcagtgaactttcaaaaaaatttataaactataaacttattaaaaatcgtactttgaaaattttggtatcgatgatttaaaaaattgttataagaGATACGAATGATTATAAAGTCTCAtgtcatattaaaatatactatatatctatgttagtatcaattaaatttaaaatgatacaaaatagaTAAATGTGATTATTTAGTGTACTTACCATAAAATGATAGTAAGTAAACAATAGTGCTTTGTCTGGTTTATGtgtttacatatataattaataattaatgtttctcaattattcaatatataattattatgtttttattacatATGTAAAAGAACgtaaaataagtaataatatataaaataatttgtatatacaaCGTTCATCCCGctcaaaagtatatatatattggttaactattattaaaatgcaaaaatataGTAGAGTTTATAATTAccaaatataattgttttataaatttatcccGCACATGGTGCGGGTTATCACCTACTATCTAATAAATCAGAAATTTAACTTTAATTGAATTCCTAGGTGTCAAAATGAGCATTcctaaaaataatagaaagtcTTTATCAATAATACTATACACTCTAAATTACCATTGAACACATTGGGTGGTAACGCATTGGGTGGTAAAGCTTTAGTTTGCGGATCCGCTGTCATTATATTCTTTCTTATGTGCTCAACTGACACTCTATGTTTCCGAAATTCTTCTTAGATAGTTAAGTACTTTAATTTAATGTGATTAGCACCattcttatatttttca from Raphanus sativus cultivar WK10039 chromosome 8, ASM80110v3, whole genome shotgun sequence includes:
- the LOC108822527 gene encoding probable serine/threonine-protein kinase PBL25, encoding MATATSQGRDPLFVSSSSSSSKSVRVAAIRIRFADIIVKSSRNKSEAMTKIRREKQKKQLQEKSRMKIRQEARLAVLKVEEEEEARSDCKYQNPLSVEKELLSLIGGSRRARDRSLLKQFGLVLKHDVDDDVLDDLEEDLRDDKLFLIDHHVAVHVSSAQDKRFNFVSLPKRYAMTGTLSTKSDVYSFGVVLLELLTGRKPVDHTLPRGQQSLVTILVRESERFKRQGAKRP